A region of Prosthecodimorpha staleyi DNA encodes the following proteins:
- a CDS encoding DMT family transporter, with product MSTTVMFAVLVSALLHASWNAVVKSGKEKGLDIVLVATGSAVIAAAVLPFLTPPASASWPFLGVSALIHLVYFVLVGAAYRAGDMGHVYPLMRGTPPLLVALASGPLIGETLKPAGWCGILFICGGILAMAFVGHRGGAPALRPNLLALANALVIAGYTFVDGLGARASGSPAAYTLWGFLLMALPMMVYGGAVYGRTPGIALRVRSRLPIAFGGGACSIGAYVITLWAMTEAPIALVSALRETSIIFAVAISTFVLKEHSGWSRIAAAGVIMAGIVTLKLA from the coding sequence AAAGGGACTGGACATCGTCCTGGTGGCGACCGGATCGGCCGTGATTGCGGCGGCCGTGCTGCCCTTCCTGACGCCGCCGGCATCGGCGAGCTGGCCCTTCCTCGGCGTGTCGGCGCTGATCCACCTCGTCTATTTCGTCCTCGTCGGCGCGGCCTACCGGGCCGGCGACATGGGCCACGTCTATCCCTTGATGCGGGGCACGCCGCCGCTGCTGGTCGCGCTCGCCAGCGGCCCGCTGATCGGCGAGACCCTCAAGCCGGCCGGATGGTGCGGCATCCTGTTCATTTGCGGCGGCATTCTCGCGATGGCCTTCGTCGGCCATCGCGGCGGCGCGCCTGCCCTGCGGCCGAACCTGCTGGCGCTGGCCAATGCGCTGGTAATCGCCGGCTACACCTTCGTCGACGGCCTCGGCGCACGCGCCTCGGGCAGCCCGGCCGCCTATACGTTGTGGGGATTCCTGCTGATGGCGCTGCCGATGATGGTCTATGGCGGCGCCGTCTACGGTCGCACGCCCGGCATCGCCCTGCGGGTCCGGTCCCGCCTGCCGATCGCCTTTGGTGGCGGTGCCTGCAGCATCGGCGCCTATGTGATCACGCTCTGGGCCATGACCGAGGCGCCGATCGCCCTCGTCTCGGCCCTGCGCGAAACCAGCATCATCTTCGCCGTCGCAATCTCGACCTTCGTCCTGAAGGAACATTCCGGCTGGTCGCGTATCGCAGCAGCCGGAGTCATCATGGCCGGCATCGTCACCCTGAAGCTGGCCTGA
- a CDS encoding thioredoxin family protein, with product MLHRRSLLALSVSAALAASALAIAPSARAAEPAPFSAAAFTAAKAKGGPILVEVTAPWCPTCRAQKPILSELRAMPKFKDMTVLTVDFDSQKDALRALDARTQSTLIVFKGDREVGRSVGVTERGAIEALLAKSL from the coding sequence ATGCTGCATCGCCGATCTCTCCTCGCCCTTTCGGTCTCCGCCGCGCTCGCCGCCAGCGCACTGGCGATCGCACCATCGGCCCGGGCCGCCGAGCCGGCCCCCTTTTCGGCCGCGGCCTTTACGGCCGCGAAGGCCAAGGGCGGACCGATCCTGGTCGAGGTCACCGCGCCCTGGTGCCCGACCTGCCGGGCCCAGAAGCCGATCCTGTCCGAACTCCGCGCCATGCCGAAATTCAAGGACATGACCGTGCTGACGGTTGATTTCGACAGCCAGAAGGACGCCCTGCGCGCGCTCGACGCGCGCACGCAGAGCACGCTGATCGTCTTCAAGGGCGATCGCGAGGTCGGTCGCTCGGTCGGCGTGACCGAACGCGGGGCCATCGAGGCGCTGTTGGCCAAGAGCCTCTGA
- the ccoP gene encoding cytochrome-c oxidase, cbb3-type subunit III, with amino-acid sequence MADKEIDRLSGISTTGHEWDGLKELNNPLPKWWLWTWYASILWALVYYVLYPSWPLATSYTKGLLGYSQRQDALDKVAEGQAARAVVGKGLATAELSAIAADPKMREFAMANGKAAFGDNCAPCHGSAGVGGPGFPSLQDDDWLWGGKLSDIHQTLKVGIRSTHDETRQTQMPAFGKDGVLKKEEISTVADYVLSLSGKATASDAGKQLFADNCASCHGEDGKGNLEMGAPNLTDAIWLYGGTKEKIVETVTNSRAGVMPTWEGRLDPVTIKSLAVYVHSLGGGKPD; translated from the coding sequence ATGGCAGATAAAGAAATCGACCGTCTGTCCGGGATATCGACCACCGGACACGAGTGGGACGGTCTGAAGGAACTCAACAATCCGCTGCCGAAGTGGTGGCTCTGGACGTGGTACGCCTCGATCCTCTGGGCTCTCGTCTACTACGTGCTCTATCCCTCCTGGCCGCTGGCCACGAGCTACACCAAGGGCCTCCTGGGCTATTCCCAGCGCCAGGATGCTCTCGACAAGGTCGCGGAAGGTCAGGCAGCCCGTGCCGTCGTCGGCAAGGGCCTCGCCACGGCGGAACTTTCCGCCATCGCGGCGGATCCGAAGATGCGCGAATTCGCCATGGCCAACGGCAAGGCGGCGTTCGGCGACAACTGCGCACCGTGCCACGGTTCGGCCGGCGTCGGCGGCCCGGGTTTCCCGAGCCTGCAGGACGACGACTGGCTGTGGGGCGGCAAGCTCTCCGACATCCACCAGACCCTGAAGGTCGGCATCCGCTCGACCCATGACGAGACCCGCCAGACGCAGATGCCCGCCTTCGGCAAGGACGGCGTCCTGAAGAAGGAGGAAATCTCGACGGTGGCCGACTATGTCCTGTCCCTCTCGGGCAAGGCCACGGCGTCCGATGCCGGCAAGCAGCTCTTCGCCGACAACTGCGCGAGCTGCCACGGCGAGGACGGCAAGGGCAATCTGGAAATGGGCGCGCCCAACCTGACCGATGCCATCTGGCTCTATGGCGGCACCAAGGAGAAGATCGTCGAGACCGTCACCAATTCCCGCGCCGGCGTCATGCCGACCTGGGAAGGCCGTCTCGATCCGGTCACCATCAAGTCGCTGGCCGTCTATGTGCACAGCCTCGGCGGCGGCAAGCCCGACTGA
- a CDS encoding cbb3-type cytochrome c oxidase subunit 3 — protein MSSPYIAAAEFAQTYGLVYFFVIFLGVLVYALWPSNGKRFDDAARVPLRED, from the coding sequence ATGAGCAGTCCGTATATCGCGGCCGCCGAGTTCGCTCAGACCTACGGCCTCGTCTACTTCTTCGTCATCTTTCTCGGCGTGCTCGTCTATGCACTGTGGCCGTCCAACGGCAAGCGCTTCGATGACGCCGCCCGCGTCCCCCTGCGGGAGGATTGA
- the ccoO gene encoding cytochrome-c oxidase, cbb3-type subunit II: protein MSLFDKHAVLEKNSILLLVGILIMVAIGGMVEILPLFYLKSTIEDAKGIRPYSPLELAGRNIYLREGCYNCHSQMVRPMRDEIERYGHFSLAAESKYDHPFQWGSKRTGPDLARVGAKYSDQWHREHLSNPRSIVPGSIMPGYPFLAKNELDYSHIADVMRTNQLVGVPYTDEQITNAVADLRAQANPDDKAVDAMLKRYPKAVARDFDGDVAKVSEMDALVAYLQMLGTLVDFKLYDDKANLR, encoded by the coding sequence ATGTCTCTCTTCGACAAGCACGCAGTCCTCGAGAAGAACTCCATTCTTCTTCTCGTCGGGATCCTGATCATGGTCGCCATCGGCGGCATGGTGGAGATCCTGCCGCTCTTCTACCTGAAGAGCACCATCGAAGATGCGAAGGGGATCCGTCCCTATTCGCCGCTCGAACTGGCCGGCCGGAACATCTACCTGCGCGAAGGCTGCTACAACTGCCATAGCCAGATGGTCCGTCCGATGCGCGACGAGATCGAACGCTACGGCCACTTCAGCCTCGCCGCGGAGTCGAAATACGACCATCCGTTCCAGTGGGGTTCGAAGCGCACCGGGCCGGACCTGGCCCGCGTCGGCGCCAAGTATTCCGACCAGTGGCACCGCGAGCATCTGAGCAATCCGCGCTCGATCGTGCCGGGTTCGATCATGCCGGGCTATCCCTTCCTGGCGAAGAACGAACTCGACTACAGCCACATCGCCGATGTGATGCGCACCAACCAGCTTGTCGGCGTCCCCTACACCGACGAGCAGATCACCAACGCGGTCGCCGATCTGCGCGCCCAGGCCAATCCCGACGACAAGGCTGTCGACGCGATGCTGAAGCGCTACCCGAAGGCCGTGGCTCGCGATTTCGACGGCGATGTCGCCAAGGTCTCGGAGATGGACGCGCTCGTCGCCTATCTCCAGATGCTCGGCACGCTGGTCGACTTCAAGCTCTATGACGACAAGGCCAACCTGCGCTGA
- the ccoN gene encoding cytochrome-c oxidase, cbb3-type subunit I, translating into MARTVEAKRITAEEIGYVLFLGALLVACLLIASRAWDQVMAIHAGVGALFSALGIFLVFKGFSDRPSQPDQLVDGKPNYNFGPIKFASVAAMFWGIAGFLVGFIIAMQLAFPALNFDFPLSNFGRLRPLHTSAVIFAFGGNVLLATSFYVVQRTCQARMPGIVTPWFIVLGYNAFIVIAGTGYLLGVTQGKEYAEPEWYADLWLTIVWVVYLLAFLGTIWKRKEPHIYVANWFYLAFIVTIAMLHLGNNMSVPVSIYTSKSVQVFSGVQDAMVQWWYGHNAVGFFLTAGFLAIMYYFVPKRAERPVYSYRLSIVHFWALIFLYIWAGPHHLHYTALPEWASTLGATFSIMLWMPSWGGMINGLMTLSGAWDKLRTDPVLRMLVVSVAFYGMSTFEGPLMSVKAVNSLSHYTDWTIGHVHSGALGWVGFVSFGALYCLYPWLWNRKQLYSLKLVSWHFWLATLGIVLYICAMWVSGIMQGLMWRAYDKLGFLEYSFIETVESMHPFYVIRALGGLLFVLGSLIMAYNLYMTVQKGEREEPAGQPVLAPAE; encoded by the coding sequence ATGGCTCGCACAGTCGAGGCAAAAAGGATCACCGCCGAGGAGATAGGTTACGTCCTGTTCCTCGGTGCTCTTCTCGTCGCCTGTCTCCTGATCGCATCGCGCGCTTGGGATCAGGTGATGGCGATACATGCCGGCGTGGGGGCCTTGTTCTCCGCGCTCGGTATCTTCCTTGTCTTCAAGGGCTTCTCCGACCGGCCGAGCCAGCCGGACCAGCTCGTCGACGGCAAGCCCAACTATAACTTCGGACCGATCAAGTTCGCGTCCGTCGCGGCGATGTTCTGGGGCATCGCCGGCTTCCTCGTCGGCTTCATCATCGCGATGCAGCTCGCCTTCCCGGCACTGAACTTCGACTTTCCGCTGTCGAATTTCGGCCGGCTCCGGCCGCTGCACACCTCCGCGGTGATCTTCGCCTTCGGCGGCAACGTCCTGCTCGCGACGTCCTTCTACGTCGTGCAGCGGACCTGCCAGGCCCGCATGCCGGGCATCGTGACGCCCTGGTTCATCGTCCTCGGCTACAATGCCTTCATCGTCATCGCCGGCACGGGCTACCTGCTCGGCGTCACGCAGGGCAAGGAATACGCCGAACCCGAATGGTACGCCGACCTGTGGCTGACCATCGTTTGGGTCGTCTACCTGCTCGCCTTCCTGGGCACGATCTGGAAGCGCAAGGAACCCCACATCTACGTGGCCAACTGGTTCTATCTCGCCTTCATCGTGACCATCGCGATGCTGCACCTCGGCAACAACATGTCGGTGCCGGTCTCGATCTACACCTCCAAGTCGGTGCAGGTCTTCTCGGGCGTGCAGGACGCGATGGTGCAGTGGTGGTACGGCCACAACGCGGTCGGCTTCTTCCTGACCGCCGGCTTCCTGGCCATCATGTACTACTTCGTGCCGAAGCGCGCCGAGCGTCCGGTCTACAGCTACCGCCTGTCGATCGTGCACTTCTGGGCCCTGATCTTCCTCTACATCTGGGCCGGCCCGCACCATCTGCACTATACGGCGCTGCCGGAATGGGCCTCCACCCTCGGCGCGACCTTCTCGATCATGCTGTGGATGCCCTCCTGGGGCGGCATGATCAACGGCCTGATGACGCTCTCGGGCGCCTGGGACAAGCTCCGCACCGATCCGGTCCTGCGCATGCTGGTCGTGTCGGTCGCCTTCTACGGCATGTCGACCTTCGAAGGTCCGCTGATGTCGGTGAAGGCGGTGAACTCGCTGTCGCACTATACCGACTGGACCATCGGCCACGTGCATTCCGGTGCGCTCGGCTGGGTCGGCTTCGTGTCCTTCGGTGCGCTCTACTGCCTGTATCCCTGGTTGTGGAACCGCAAGCAGCTGTATTCGCTGAAGCTGGTCAGCTGGCACTTCTGGCTCGCGACCCTGGGCATCGTCCTCTACATCTGCGCGATGTGGGTGTCGGGCATCATGCAGGGCCTGATGTGGCGCGCCTACGACAAGCTCGGCTTCCTCGAATACTCGTTCATCGAGACCGTCGAGTCGATGCATCCCTTCTACGTGATCCGGGCTCTGGGCGGCCTCCTGTTCGTCCTCGGTTCGCTGATCATGGCCTACAACCTGTACATGACCGTGCAGAAAGGCGAGCGCGAAGAGCCCGCCGGCCAGCCGGTCCTGGCCCCCGCAGAATGA
- a CDS encoding AbrB family transcriptional regulator has translation MITWNRPPDALRTTWIVLRGFLIAFLGGGLFTLLDFPAAWVAGSTVAVTFAVLARLEVAMPVRLRNVLFVLLGISMGGGVTPDTAHRLPQWPVSLTILTVTMALVTAGSYWWFRKVGGWDRMTALTASVPGALSYVMVIALDRGADLRKVAIAQTLRIMVLVVIVPLAVTGFGHASAAAAPAAPDGSWLDLALLIGAGCAAGLLAEWIKVPAGLLTGAFLASALLHGAGFVAASLPPVLLVPCFLGVGVMIGGRFAGTDRATLRASFALAAGGFVVGGVLAAVGAFLTVLAIGVGWGQSVLAFAPGGLEAMSALSFALAVDPAFVAAHQLFRFIGIAIVMPAVIGLIDRADGAPPAR, from the coding sequence ATGATCACCTGGAACCGCCCGCCCGATGCCCTGCGCACGACCTGGATCGTGTTGCGCGGCTTCCTGATCGCCTTTCTGGGCGGCGGGCTGTTCACGCTTCTCGACTTTCCCGCCGCCTGGGTGGCCGGTTCGACGGTGGCGGTGACGTTCGCGGTGCTGGCGCGGCTCGAAGTCGCCATGCCGGTCAGGCTGCGCAATGTGCTGTTCGTCCTTCTCGGCATCTCGATGGGCGGCGGCGTCACGCCCGACACCGCGCATCGCCTGCCGCAATGGCCGGTCAGCCTGACCATCCTGACCGTCACCATGGCGCTGGTCACGGCCGGCAGCTACTGGTGGTTCCGCAAGGTCGGCGGCTGGGATCGGATGACCGCGCTGACCGCCTCGGTGCCGGGCGCACTCTCCTATGTGATGGTGATCGCGCTCGATCGCGGCGCCGACCTGCGCAAGGTCGCGATCGCCCAGACGCTCAGGATCATGGTGCTAGTCGTGATCGTGCCCCTGGCCGTGACCGGCTTCGGTCACGCTTCTGCGGCGGCGGCGCCGGCCGCTCCGGACGGAAGCTGGCTCGATCTGGCCCTCCTGATCGGAGCGGGCTGCGCCGCCGGCCTGCTCGCCGAATGGATCAAGGTTCCGGCCGGCCTGCTGACCGGCGCCTTCCTGGCGAGCGCGCTCCTGCACGGCGCGGGCTTCGTCGCCGCGAGCCTGCCGCCGGTCCTGCTGGTGCCGTGCTTCCTCGGCGTGGGCGTGATGATCGGCGGGCGATTCGCCGGGACCGACCGCGCGACGCTGCGGGCGAGCTTCGCACTCGCCGCCGGCGGCTTCGTGGTCGGCGGGGTGCTGGCGGCGGTCGGGGCGTTCCTGACCGTGTTGGCGATCGGGGTCGGCTGGGGGCAGTCGGTGCTCGCTTTCGCGCCGGGCGGACTGGAGGCGATGTCGGCCCTGTCCTTCGCGCTCGCCGTCGACCCGGCCTTCGTCGCCGCCCACCAACTGTTCCGCTTCATCGGCATCGCCATCGTCATGCCGGCCGTGATCGGCCTGATCGACCGGGCCGACGGAGCGCCGCCGGCGCGGTGA
- the hemN gene encoding oxygen-independent coproporphyrinogen III oxidase, which translates to MNTSLHARYAARTVPRYTSYPTAPHFTGAVGADLYAGWLAALPPEAPVSLYLHVPYCRAICHYCGCHTKAALRDDPVIHYAERLVDEIGLVADTIGRRLDVAHVHWGGGTPSLLPAPSFRAVVAALKTRFRFLDGAEHAIELDPRTVTPELAAMLAEAGITRTSLGVQDFDPAVQKAMGRVQPFPVVEQAVAALRAVGIEAINFDLMYGLPHQTAETIRSTVDLAMRLGPTRIALFGYAHVPWFKKHQRLIDEMALPGASERLALEATAREALAVCGFLPIGLDHFARPDDEMARAEADGTLRRNFQGYTTDQADTLIGFGASSIGRMPQGFVQNDPDIGRWSRAIEARRLPVVKGKALDADDRLRGAIIERLMCDYRVDLAAVTAAHGVGIAAIADGIERLAELTRDGLVAIAGDTIVITEAGRPFVRLAAAAFDAYLAQAAARHSMAV; encoded by the coding sequence ATGAACACGTCGCTCCACGCCCGCTATGCCGCGCGCACCGTGCCGCGCTACACCAGCTATCCGACGGCGCCGCATTTCACCGGCGCGGTCGGTGCCGACCTCTATGCGGGCTGGCTCGCCGCGCTGCCGCCGGAGGCGCCGGTCTCGCTCTACCTGCACGTCCCCTATTGCCGGGCGATCTGCCACTATTGCGGCTGCCACACCAAGGCGGCGCTGCGCGACGATCCCGTGATCCATTATGCGGAGCGGCTGGTCGACGAGATCGGCCTGGTCGCCGACACGATCGGGCGTCGCCTGGATGTCGCGCATGTGCATTGGGGCGGCGGCACGCCGAGCCTGCTGCCGGCGCCGTCCTTCCGCGCCGTGGTCGCCGCCCTGAAGACGCGCTTCCGCTTCCTCGACGGTGCCGAGCACGCCATCGAACTCGATCCGCGCACCGTGACGCCGGAACTCGCCGCCATGCTGGCGGAGGCCGGCATCACCCGGACGAGCCTCGGCGTGCAGGATTTCGATCCCGCGGTCCAGAAGGCGATGGGGCGGGTGCAACCCTTCCCGGTCGTCGAGCAGGCGGTGGCGGCCTTGCGGGCGGTCGGCATCGAGGCGATCAATTTCGACCTGATGTATGGCCTGCCGCATCAGACCGCGGAAACGATCCGTTCCACCGTGGACCTCGCCATGCGCCTCGGGCCGACGCGCATCGCGCTGTTCGGCTATGCGCATGTGCCGTGGTTCAAGAAGCACCAGCGGCTGATCGACGAGATGGCCCTGCCCGGCGCGAGCGAACGGCTGGCGCTCGAAGCGACCGCCCGCGAGGCGCTGGCCGTCTGCGGCTTCCTGCCGATCGGTCTCGATCATTTCGCCCGGCCCGACGACGAGATGGCGCGCGCCGAGGCGGACGGCACCCTCCGGCGCAATTTCCAGGGCTATACCACCGACCAGGCCGACACGCTAATCGGCTTCGGCGCCTCCTCGATCGGCCGGATGCCGCAGGGCTTCGTCCAGAACGATCCCGATATCGGCCGCTGGAGCCGGGCCATCGAGGCGCGCCGGCTGCCGGTGGTCAAGGGCAAGGCGCTCGACGCCGACGACCGCCTGCGCGGCGCGATCATCGAGCGGCTGATGTGCGACTACCGGGTCGACCTCGCCGCCGTCACCGCCGCCCATGGCGTCGGGATTGCGGCGATCGCCGACGGGATCGAGCGGCTCGCCGAGCTGACCCGCGACGGCCTGGTGGCCATCGCCGGCGATACCATCGTGATCACCGAGGCGGGGCGCCCGTTCGTCCGCCTCGCCGCCGCGGCCTTCGACGCCTATCTGGCACAGGCCGCCGCCCGGCATTCGATGGCGGTCTGA
- a CDS encoding phosphotransferase family protein yields the protein MPFGGLCFLREKTCFVFVDATMHIYRVPATRRMIAEFESEYRIIDLVRPNLRVPIPQAELFGSDPPIARYRAIPGQPLSRMIDRLRSRRQTGWIDDLAQAILALHDTPVPDYARPAAFVGDRIRLRRLLAGKGATDMAAELEASSQIARAALEGADTAALCHGDLKGGNVLIDPATGRLAGLIDFGNAGFGARESDIAHTRLPEPEHDALVQRYEALSGRRLDRDRLAAFVRFERACHAATRFCGRGDG from the coding sequence ATGCCCTTTGGTGGGCTTTGTTTTCTGCGCGAGAAGACCTGCTTCGTCTTCGTCGATGCGACCATGCACATCTATCGGGTTCCGGCGACGCGGCGCATGATCGCCGAGTTCGAATCCGAATATCGGATCATCGATCTGGTCCGACCCAATCTCCGTGTCCCGATCCCGCAGGCCGAACTGTTCGGATCGGATCCGCCGATTGCGCGCTATCGCGCCATCCCGGGTCAGCCGCTGTCGCGGATGATCGATAGGCTGCGGTCGCGCCGTCAGACCGGATGGATCGACGATCTGGCGCAAGCGATCCTCGCCTTGCACGACACGCCGGTGCCGGACTATGCACGGCCGGCTGCGTTCGTGGGCGACCGGATACGGCTGCGGCGGCTTCTTGCCGGCAAGGGCGCGACCGATATGGCCGCGGAATTGGAGGCATCGAGCCAGATTGCGCGCGCCGCCCTGGAGGGGGCCGACACGGCCGCGCTCTGCCATGGCGATCTGAAGGGTGGCAACGTGCTGATCGATCCCGCGACCGGCCGCCTGGCCGGCTTGATCGACTTCGGCAATGCCGGCTTCGGCGCGCGGGAGAGCGATATCGCCCATACCCGACTGCCGGAACCGGAGCATGACGCCCTGGTTCAGCGCTACGAGGCCCTGAGCGGGCGGCGCCTCGACCGGGACCGGCTCGCGGCCTTCGTCCGGTTCGAACGGGCCTGCCATGCCGCCACCCGGTTCTGCGGCCGCGGCGACGGATAG
- the ybaK gene encoding Cys-tRNA(Pro) deacylase gives MAATPATTFLKARAIEFSILEYDHDPRAEAYGVEAAEKLGLDPAAVFKTLVVSDEAKAHALALVPAAMRLSLAEAARALGWKRAVMADPAAAQRLTGYVLGGISPFGTKKSLPVVVDGSMTGLARVHVSGGRRGLEVALAPAALIAALNARTAAIAV, from the coding sequence TTGGCGGCCACCCCGGCGACGACCTTCCTCAAGGCGCGCGCGATCGAATTTTCGATCCTGGAATACGATCACGATCCGCGCGCGGAGGCCTATGGGGTCGAGGCGGCGGAGAAGCTCGGGCTCGATCCGGCGGCGGTCTTCAAGACCCTGGTCGTCTCCGACGAGGCCAAGGCCCATGCGCTGGCGCTCGTTCCGGCCGCCATGCGCCTGAGCCTGGCGGAAGCGGCCCGGGCGCTCGGCTGGAAGCGCGCCGTCATGGCGGATCCGGCCGCGGCGCAGCGCCTGACCGGCTATGTCCTCGGCGGAATCAGTCCATTCGGCACCAAGAAGAGCCTTCCGGTCGTGGTCGACGGGTCGATGACCGGACTTGCCCGGGTCCATGTCAGCGGCGGGCGGCGCGGACTGGAAGTTGCCTTGGCGCCGGCGGCCCTGATCGCGGCCTTGAATGCACGGACCGCAGCGATCGCGGTCTGA